The Elgaria multicarinata webbii isolate HBS135686 ecotype San Diego chromosome 1, rElgMul1.1.pri, whole genome shotgun sequence genome has a window encoding:
- the PEX1 gene encoding peroxisomal ATPase PEX1, with protein MWGVGGPGVAAVSVSLSGARDCFLHLPPGLASSLRLQQDQAVKASWDNTPIFLGWTEIRHCRQCGGNVVEISRQLAERLGIKDGQQIFLEPCPQVLSCQQVEVEPLSADDWEILELHAFSLESQLLDQIRIVFPKAIFPVWVEQHICIYIQIVTLKPAALYGRLEARTELFIRPKIRQYEESTTVLPSANSDSLWDNVPKTKLDPRETTKELCAKEINLNMGIQEHKSDTKVSSSANVLPNIWNLIGNFFSYTPDKKQGASCDTGELDTVKDSLLNLIHMDSIFRVCQTQPPSVQSTLAACTVQKYNTVHVFPWNLDFPPLKANIKVSYGKINKLLSPRQQHQESKQNLMTKKENQMNNVEDQKQPSLSRSQESNENTIVQIIWNGFEELKNDIICNNNVEKLHVGRVWIPKELRKRLHIEIHAAVRITSVNSEPKIPTSLRLHPKRTLSKDINEDDIKNAFNLWLEDYIKLPLIIADTSYIQLALKDDMEDFVLSVVTSDAEEEKTKNAFILNPSLLQKANIQVVVHPVTSTANGGSTPSSCQQLLPWLSLDSLGGVDNLGLSCFKHTSHSLLGRPLSQKLASISAGLRSGGILITGGKGSGKSTLAKAICKEALGKLDAHVEVVDCKALRGKRSENIQKKLEEAFLEAGWRQPSVVLLDDLDHIVGVPLAPEHENSPEAVQSTRLAHVLKDMVKEVISMRSLIALIATSLSEQSLHSSIISAQGIHIFQCFQHIPVPNQGQRCEMLHSIIKNKLDSSVDRFCHLDLHLIAKETEGFVARDLTMLVDRAIHSCVSSKGTCKKEDLVLSTLDFQKALQGFTPTSLRNVNLHKPQDFGWDRIGGLKEIQQVLIDTIQLPAKYPELFANLPIRQRTGILLYGAPGTGKTLLAGVVARESRMNFISIKGPELLSKYIGASEQAVRDLFNRAQAAKPCILFFDEFDSLAPRRGHDNTGVTDRVVNQLLTQLDGVEGLEGVYVLAATSRPDLIDPALLRPGRLDKCLYCPPPDQASRFEILKALSHPLHLAHDADLQHLAAKTEHFTGADLKALLYNAQLESVHANLGSTLPQDIGSSSDSDLSLSSMVFLNQSSGSDDSAGDGEGGLEQSLVSLEMCELLPEDPRSNIYRLYFGSSYESELGNGTISEMSSQCFSGPNSINHDLTSISLKDLVSSQPPVLRTALQEGYQELNQEQIEQLRAEINAIKANYRSRNGEEVTPSSSVLSKRTLNITQIHLMTALENTKPSINQDEWKNFAELYDDFQNPKRKGSNGPTFKPGQKVTLA; from the exons atgtggggggtgggtggcccTGGAGTAGCCGCGGTGAGCGTCTCCTTGAGCGGCGCCCGGGATTGCTTCCTGCACCTGCCGCCTGGGTTGGCTTCCAGCCTCCGTCTGCAGCAG GATCAGGCTGTGAAAGCTTCCTGGGACAATACTCCTATATTTTTGGGCTGGACAGAAATCCGACATTGTCGCCAATGTGGTGGAAACGTCGTTGAAATAAGCAGACAACTAGCAGAGAGACTTGGCATCAAAGATGGACAGCAG ATATTCCTCGAGCCATGTCCCCAAGTCTTGTCCTGTCAACAAGTAGAAGTGGAACCCCTCTCAGCAGACGATTGGGAGATACTG GAGCTGCATGCCTTCTCACTTGAAAGCCAACTTCTTGATCAAATTCGAATTGTGTTTCCCAAAGCTATCTTTCCAGTTTGGGTTGAACAACACatatgcatttatatccagatCG TTACCTTAAAACCAGCTGCTCTTTATGGAAGACTTGAAGCTCGCACCGAGCTTTTCATACGCCCTAAAATCCGTCAGTATGAAGAAAGTACCACAGTGCTGCCTTCTGCAAATAGTGACTCTTTATGGGACAATGTTCCTAAAACCAAATTAGATCCAAGAGAAACAACTAAGGAACTGTGTGCcaaagaaattaatttaaatatggGAATCCAAGAGCATAAATCAGACACAAAAGTGTCATCAAGTGCAAATGTCCTGCCAAACATATGGAATTTAATTGGGAACTTTTTCTCTTACACTCCTGACAAGAAACAGGGAGCTTCTTGTGATACTGGTGAACTGGATACAGTCAAAGACAGCCTATTAAACTTGATTCACATGGATTCTATTTTCAGAGTATGTCAGACTCAGCCCCCCAGTGTGCAAAGTACATTGGCAGCGTGTACAGTCCAGAAATACAACACCGTTCATGTTTTTCCATGGAATCTAGACTTCCCTCCTTTAAAGGCTAATATTAAAGTATCTTACGGGAAGATTAATAAACTACTCTCTCCAAGACAGCAGCATCAAGAGTCAAAGCAGAATCTAAtgacaaagaaagaaaatcagatgAACAATGTAGAAGACCAAAAGCAACCCAGCCTTAGTAGAAGTCAAGAATCCAATGAGAACACTATTGTACAGATAATATGGAATGGATTTGAGGAACTAAAGAATGACATAATATGCAATAATAATGTGGAGAAACTGCATGTTGGAAGAGTTTGG ATACCTAAAGAGCTGAGAAAGAGACTACATATAGAAATACATGCAGCTGTCAGAATCACCTCAGTGAATTCAGAACCTAAAATTCCAACATCTCTTAGACTACATCCCAAAAGGACTTTA AGTAAAGATATCAATGAAGATGACATTAAAAATGCCTTTAATTTGTGGCTAGAGGATTACATCAAGCTTCCGTTGATAATAGCAGACACAAGCTATATACAATTAGCTCTTAAAGATG ACATGGAGGACTTTGTCCTAAGTGTAGTCACTTCTGACGCTgaagaagagaaaacaaaaaatgcTTTCATCTTGAATCCCAGCTTGCTGCAGAAGGCAAATATACAA GTTGTAGTACATCCAGTGACCTCAACAGCCAATGGTGGTAGTACACCGTCTTCTTGTCAACAGCTTCTTCCATGGTTGAGTCTGGACAGTTTAGG AGGAGTGGATAATCTAGGATTATCCTGTTTCAAACATACGTCACACAGCCTCTTGGGACGACCACTGTCTCAAAAGTTAGCTTCCATATCTGCAGGACTTCGCAGTGGAGGTATCCTGATTACTGGAGGAAAG GGAAGTGGCAAGTCAACTTTAGCAAAGGCTATCTGCAAAGAAGCATTAGGGAAATTGGATGCCCATGTGGAAGTAGTTGACTGTAAAGCGTTAAGAG GAAAAAGATCAGAGAACATACAGAAAAAACTTGAAGAAGCTTTTCTAGAGGCAGGATGGAGGCAACCATCTGTTGTTCTTTTAGATGACCTTGATCACATAGTTGGAGTTCCCCTTGCTCCAGAGCATGAGAACAGTCCTGAAGCAGTCCAGAGCACCCGCCTTGCTCATG TTTTGAAAGATATGGTAAAAGAAGTCATTTCCATGCGCAGTTTGATTGCACTCATTGCCACAAGCCTATCTGAACAGTCGCTACATTCTTCCATTATTTCTGCCCAAGGAATTCACATATTTCAATGTTTCCAACATATTCCGGTTCCAAATCAG ggaCAAAGGTGTGAAATGCTTCATtccataataaaaaataaacttgaCTCCAGTGTAGACAGGTTCTGTCATCTTGATCTCCACCTAATTGCAAAAGAAACAGAAGGCTTTGTGGCTAGAGATTTGACAATGTTAGTTGATCGTGCAATACACTCATGTGTTTCTAGCAAGGGAACATGTAAAAAAGAAG ATTTGGTTCTGTCAACATTAGACTTCCAAAAAGCTTTACAAGGTTTCACCCCAACATCTTTGAGAAATGTTAACCTCCACAAACCTCAGGACTTTGGCTGGGATAGGATTGGTGGGCTTAAGGAGATACAGCAAGTACTTATAGATACTATCCAGTTACCTGCAAAG TATCCAGAATTATTTGCGAACCTGCCCATACGACAGAGAACAGGAATATTACTATATGGGGCTCCAGGAACAGGAAAAACTTTATTAGCAGGTGTTGTTGCTCGAGAGAGTAGAATGAACTTTATCAGCATCAAG GGACCAGAACTGCTCAGCAAATACATTggagcaagtgaacaagcagttCGAGATTTATTTAACAG AGCCCAGGCAGCCAAGCCTTGCATACTTTTCTTTGACGAATTTGATTCTCTTGCTCCTCGGCGAGGTCACGATAACACTGGTGTAACTGACCGAGTTGTTAATCAACTCCTGACACAGTTAGATGGAGTAGAAGGCTTAGAAG gaGTTTATGTACTAGCAGCCACTAGTCGCCCTGATTTGATTGACCCCGCCCTGTTGAGGCCCGGTCGGCTGGATAAGTGCCTGTATTGTCCACCTCCTGATCAG GCTTCCCgatttgaaattttaaaagcacTGAGTCATCCTCTCCATCTTGCACATGATGCGGATTTACAGCATTTGGCAGCAAAAACTGAACATTTCACAGGAGCAGACCTAAAAGCTTTACTGTACAATGCCCAGTTAGAGTCAGTCCATGCTAATTTGGGTTCAACCTTGCCCCAG GATATAGGTTCTAGCTCAGATAGTGATCTCAGCCTATCTTCAATGGTTTTCTTAAACCAAAGCAGTGGATCAGATGACTCTGCAGGAGATGGAGAAGGAGGCTTGGAACAATCTCTAGTTTCCCTTGAGATGTGTGAGCTACTTCCTGAAGATCCAAGGTCCAACATCTATCGTCTTTACTTTGGCAGCTCCTATGAATCTGAACTTGGGAATGGAACGATTTCAGAAATG AGTTCTCAGTGTTTCTCAGGACCAAACTccataaatcatgatttaaccaGCATATCTCTGAAGGATTTAGTATCCTCTCAACCTCCAGTATTAAGAACGGCCTTACAGGAAGGTTATCAAGAACTTAATCAAGAACAGATAGAGCAACTCAGGGCTGAAATCAATGCTATCAAGGCCAACTACAGGAGCAGAAATGGA
- the RBM48 gene encoding RNA-binding protein 48: protein MAAVAEISDGGEVGGVYQHHAQQAICASRARYREGRRPRAVKVYTVNLESRYLLVQGVPALGVMKELVEQFALYGTIEEYNPLDDYPAEEFTEVYLIKFQKIQSARIAKRKLDERSFFGSLLHVCYAPEFESVQETREKLQNRRKYIAKITSNKEQLLVKKQDSNTRFQKNIQLDTSGSYTTEAATSNWNLPTCVHDPRQSSCCELSLRSTSSPSGEHSQSMLAAPQSISHCTKTYDYFNQRTIITQSLQQGVHNTSACQRKLPCDNGLGRFMPRTTQLQERKRRRDEDNKLSLFGRDINSEEIIIGPKLPEIPKVDMDDDSLNTSANFIRNRLKEVVVPVQTPDLSGGSPVNSQTKPVVKQRRRI from the exons ATGGCGGCGGTCGCTGAGATCAGTGATGGGGGTGAGGTTGGCGGCGTCTATCAGCACCACGCACAGCAAGCGATATGTGCCTCGCGTGCCAGGTATCGCGAGGGGCGCAGGCCACGCGCGGTGAAG GTATACACAGTCAACTTAGAATCTCGATATTTGTTAGTACAAGGAGTTCCTGCCTTGGGGGTTATGAAGGAATTAGTTGAGCAATTTGCATTATATGGCACCATTGAAGAATATAATCCATTAGATGACTATCCAGCAGAAGAATTTACAGAAGTTTACCTGATCAAGTTTCAAAAAATACAGAGTGCAAG GATAGCCAAAAGAAAACTGGATGAACGGAGTTTCTTTGGCAGTTTGCTGCATGTGTGCTATGCTCCAGAATTTGAGAGTGTACAAGAGACGAGAGAGAAATTACAAAACAGAAGAAAGTATATAGCAAAAATAACAAGTAACAAAG AGCAATTGCTGGTGAAGAAGCAGGATTCTAATACAAGATTTCAAAAGAACATTCAGCTAGACacttctggatcatatacaactGAGGCAGCCACTAGTAACTGGAATCTACCCACATGTGTTCATGACCCTCGCCAATCATCCTGTTGTGAACTATCATTGAGAAGTACATCATCCCCCTCAGGAGAGCACAGTCAGAGTATGTTAGCAGCACCTCAGTCTATTAGTCACTGTACTAAAACATATGACTATTTTAATCAGAGGACAATAATAACTCAGAGTCTGCAGCAAGGAGTACATAACACATCAGCCTGCCAAAGAAAGCTTCCTTGTGATAATGGACTTGGAAGATTCATGCCCCGAACAACTCAGTTGCAGGAACGAAAGAGACGACGAGATGAAGACAACAAACTTTCCCTTTTTGGAAGAGACATTAATAGTGAAGAAATTATTATTGGTCCAAAGTTACCAGAAATACCTAAAGTAGACATGGATGATGACTCACTGAACACCTCAGCAAACTTCATTCGTAATAGACTAAAGGAG GTTGTGGTTCCTGTTCAGACTCCAGACCTATCTGGAGGGAGTCCAGTGAATAGTCAAACAAAACCAGTAGTGAAGCAGAGAAGACGAATATAA